In one Candidatus Planktophila versatilis genomic region, the following are encoded:
- a CDS encoding DMT family transporter, whose product MSSSHALKMRLAPWALLLVSASWGLAFVVMKDAIERQSVNSFLFTRFLVAVIAMFLLKPTVIQSINREVLRKGFIAGLCLAAGYILQTLGLALTGAAVTGFITGLYVVATPVIAALVLRVRITAFTWGCVLLATVGLALLSLKGWNLGYGEFLVFLCAIAFAAHIIALSKWSNGLDVYAMTIVQLATCALATGVISLIQGYEAPPDSNGWYVVLFTAIICTAVAFVVQTWSQAHMSATKVAVILTMEVVFAALFAVVFGGESLSLRTLFGGVLVFAAMFMIVLKEA is encoded by the coding sequence ATGAGTTCTTCGCATGCGCTAAAGATGCGCCTTGCGCCTTGGGCGCTGCTCCTAGTTTCTGCATCATGGGGACTTGCCTTTGTGGTCATGAAAGATGCGATCGAGCGACAGAGTGTGAACAGCTTTCTCTTCACCCGTTTTCTGGTCGCTGTGATTGCAATGTTCTTACTCAAACCAACCGTGATTCAATCCATTAACCGGGAAGTACTGCGGAAAGGATTTATCGCAGGTCTTTGTCTAGCAGCCGGATATATTTTGCAGACACTCGGTCTGGCACTTACCGGCGCCGCCGTTACTGGATTTATTACCGGGCTCTATGTTGTTGCCACACCAGTGATTGCAGCTCTCGTTCTACGCGTGCGAATCACTGCCTTCACCTGGGGATGCGTTCTCTTAGCCACCGTGGGTCTGGCTCTACTCTCACTTAAAGGGTGGAACCTGGGCTATGGCGAGTTCTTAGTCTTCTTATGCGCCATTGCCTTTGCCGCTCACATCATCGCCTTAAGTAAATGGAGCAATGGACTCGATGTCTATGCCATGACAATTGTGCAACTTGCAACGTGTGCACTGGCAACAGGTGTCATCTCACTCATTCAAGGCTATGAAGCACCTCCAGATAGCAACGGTTGGTATGTCGTTCTCTTCACCGCCATCATTTGCACAGCCGTCGCCTTTGTTGTGCAGACTTGGTCGCAGGCACATATGTCAGCGACAAAAGTCGCCGTCATCCTGACGATGGAAGTTGTCTTTGCCGCCCTTTTTGCCGTGGTTTTCGGCGGTGAATCCCTCTCACTACGCACATTATTTGGTGGTGTTCTAGTCTTCGCCGCCATGTTTATGATTGTGCTTAAGGAGGCCTAA
- the pknB gene encoding Stk1 family PASTA domain-containing Ser/Thr kinase yields MSDLTGELIDGRYQLIRQMASGGMASIYEAVDTRLDRKVAVKIMHPHLAQDEQFVERFIREAKAAASLTHPNIVAVQDQGWNQNGTPAVFLVMELIEGHTLREYLNERGKLSIDDGIKFLSPVLSALAAAHKIGIVHRDIKPENILISKEGRIKIADFGLAKGPLLGGTMTAESSVILGSVSYLSPEQVQRGIADARSDVYSIGITAFEMFTGNKPFEGDAPIQVAYMHVNNRVPKISSVLDNVPKALDELIYRATSANPDERPRDAGAFFEELSALNPKKNQLSLELDIPIAPMRPKKEPKSLRKRVREITAAIPVPKAQETTAQVEKRKKISKRVKRNRFVALGLAVALGIFGWYALIGPGSRVVVPSTVGATQDEVRAALDPLGLTFVVTEKRFSEEIGAERVIESSPEGGGRIDQGGIVDLVISKGPERYAIPQLAGLTPKAATNLVKKLPLSLQPNIEEFNLTVPKGYVIGSVPNSGEKVKRGTAITIRISKGIEQIAIGSYVGKSADQALNELTEAGFMVSSIYGFSELRLAGEVISQKPEGGKSVNKGAEIELVVSKGSQFAYIPNVFSIEESLAIQSLKDLELKVVVKKIGKKAIKKVTSVSPKVGTKVKRGSTVTITVG; encoded by the coding sequence ATGTCTGACCTCACCGGCGAGCTAATCGATGGGCGTTACCAACTCATCCGCCAGATGGCCAGCGGTGGAATGGCAAGCATCTATGAGGCGGTAGATACCAGACTTGATCGCAAGGTAGCAGTCAAGATCATGCATCCACACCTTGCCCAAGATGAGCAGTTTGTGGAACGTTTTATTCGCGAAGCAAAAGCTGCCGCATCATTAACACATCCCAATATCGTTGCCGTCCAGGACCAGGGCTGGAACCAAAATGGAACGCCAGCAGTATTTCTTGTCATGGAGCTCATCGAAGGTCACACCCTTCGGGAATACCTCAATGAACGTGGCAAGTTATCGATAGATGATGGCATTAAATTTCTATCACCCGTTCTAAGCGCTCTTGCTGCTGCCCATAAAATTGGGATTGTTCACCGTGATATCAAGCCTGAAAATATCTTGATCTCCAAAGAAGGTCGCATCAAGATTGCAGATTTTGGTCTGGCCAAAGGGCCACTTCTGGGCGGAACGATGACGGCTGAATCAAGTGTCATTCTCGGCAGCGTTTCCTATTTATCGCCAGAGCAAGTGCAACGTGGCATTGCAGATGCCCGAAGTGATGTGTATTCCATTGGCATCACAGCATTTGAAATGTTTACCGGCAACAAGCCATTTGAAGGTGATGCTCCTATTCAAGTGGCATATATGCATGTCAATAACCGAGTTCCGAAAATAAGTTCAGTCTTGGATAACGTTCCCAAGGCACTCGATGAGCTGATCTACCGGGCAACCAGTGCTAACCCGGATGAGCGTCCGCGCGATGCTGGAGCATTCTTTGAAGAGCTCAGCGCACTGAATCCCAAGAAGAATCAGCTGAGTCTTGAATTAGATATTCCCATTGCACCGATGCGCCCGAAGAAGGAACCTAAATCACTGCGCAAGCGAGTGCGTGAAATTACCGCTGCGATTCCAGTTCCAAAAGCCCAGGAGACAACGGCCCAAGTGGAAAAGCGGAAAAAGATAAGTAAGCGAGTAAAGCGAAATAGATTTGTCGCACTCGGGTTGGCAGTCGCACTTGGAATATTCGGTTGGTATGCCCTGATTGGGCCAGGTTCTCGCGTTGTTGTTCCCTCCACCGTGGGTGCGACCCAAGATGAAGTACGCGCCGCACTTGACCCACTCGGGCTCACCTTTGTCGTTACCGAAAAACGATTTAGCGAAGAGATTGGCGCAGAGCGAGTTATTGAATCTTCTCCCGAAGGCGGCGGGCGCATTGATCAAGGCGGAATCGTTGACCTCGTTATCTCTAAAGGACCAGAGCGTTATGCGATTCCACAACTAGCTGGTCTGACTCCAAAAGCCGCTACGAATTTAGTGAAAAAACTACCACTGTCGCTACAACCAAATATTGAAGAATTTAACCTCACTGTTCCCAAGGGTTATGTCATTGGCTCGGTGCCAAATTCTGGCGAGAAGGTAAAGCGTGGCACCGCAATTACGATTCGCATCTCTAAAGGAATTGAACAAATTGCAATTGGATCATATGTGGGTAAGAGTGCAGATCAAGCGCTCAATGAACTTACCGAAGCTGGTTTCATGGTGAGTTCGATCTACGGCTTTAGTGAGTTGCGACTTGCCGGTGAAGTTATCTCGCAAAAGCCCGAAGGTGGGAAGAGCGTTAACAAAGGTGCAGAGATTGAGCTCGTCGTATCTAAAGGTTCACAATTTGCATATATTCCTAATGTCTTCTCCATTGAGGAATCGCTAGCGATTCAAAGCCTGAAAGATCTTGAACTCAAAGTTGTCGTGAAGAAGATTGGCAAAAAAGCGATAAAGAAAGTCACTTCTGTTTCACCGAAGGTAGGCACGAAGGTTAAACGTGGCAGTACTGTAACCATCACAGTAGGGTGA
- a CDS encoding deoxyribonuclease IV — MKKPRIGAHTPTSGGMAKRSIAYAELTGAEAIQVFTSNPRGWAMPETNHEADAIFREKAAALDLETYVHAPFLINLGSPTEATYKNSLASTAYSLKRGQEIGALGVVVHTGSAVNEDFIDKAWKQINKGMMPILEALSDDAPYLLLEPTAGQGQSLVKRLEDLEYYLKALEYHPKVGVCLDTCHVFAAGHDIAKKGGMKETLDLLVEVAGIERIQLIHANDSMDVCGALKDRHQNIGEGFIGVDPFKELLHHPAVANAPLILETPGMEPEHGAEIALLKKLRG; from the coding sequence GTGAAGAAACCTCGTATCGGCGCCCACACCCCCACATCTGGCGGAATGGCTAAGCGATCTATCGCCTATGCCGAACTCACCGGTGCTGAAGCTATTCAAGTCTTCACATCTAATCCTCGTGGTTGGGCGATGCCGGAAACAAACCATGAAGCAGATGCCATCTTCCGAGAAAAAGCTGCGGCACTTGATCTAGAAACGTATGTGCATGCACCATTTCTGATCAATCTAGGTTCGCCTACCGAGGCCACCTATAAGAATTCATTGGCATCAACTGCGTATTCCCTCAAGCGCGGCCAGGAAATTGGCGCTCTGGGTGTGGTCGTTCATACCGGCTCTGCCGTCAATGAAGACTTTATTGATAAAGCGTGGAAGCAGATCAATAAAGGCATGATGCCAATTCTTGAGGCACTCTCCGATGATGCGCCATACCTGCTGCTAGAACCCACCGCCGGACAGGGGCAATCGCTTGTAAAGCGCCTTGAAGATCTTGAATACTATTTAAAGGCCCTTGAATATCATCCAAAGGTCGGCGTTTGTCTTGACACCTGCCACGTCTTTGCTGCAGGCCATGACATTGCAAAAAAGGGTGGCATGAAAGAAACGCTGGATCTCTTAGTTGAAGTTGCTGGCATTGAACGTATTCAACTGATTCACGCCAATGACTCAATGGATGTGTGTGGCGCACTTAAAGATCGCCATCAAAATATTGGTGAAGGATTTATCGGCGTTGACCCATTTAAGGAACTCTTACATCACCCAGCTGTTGCCAACGCTCCCCTGATTCTTGAAACTCCAGGAATGGAGCCCGAGCACGGTGCTGAAATTGCATTGCTAAAGAAGTTGCGGGGATGA
- a CDS encoding threonine aldolase family protein → MAIDLRSDTVTAPSTGMRAAMAGAAVGDDVYGDDPTVNSLEERVAALFGHEAGLFSPTGSLANQLAIRTLVKPGEELLTETSSHIVRAELGAAATFSGITTRTWQSAHGVLRAEDPLAITHENAGPYLVSTTAIAIENTHNFGGGTIQPIDEIAVLARAARARGIAMHLDGARIWNAHVASGVSLIEYGKHFDTISVCLSKGLGAPIGSLMLSTKARVAEARIWRKRYGAGMRQVGIIAAAGHYALDQNITRLGEDHTKAKKIARAMHAINPSLVHPDNVHTNIVGLDLVGMGMTAAELNTRCREAGLWISALGKHYARLVTHMDVNDGQCDEAIAILQRALVAK, encoded by the coding sequence ATGGCAATTGATCTACGTTCAGATACCGTAACGGCGCCCAGTACTGGGATGCGAGCTGCAATGGCTGGCGCTGCTGTCGGTGATGATGTGTACGGCGATGATCCCACCGTTAATTCTCTAGAAGAGCGCGTTGCCGCACTCTTTGGCCACGAGGCCGGTCTATTTAGCCCCACTGGTTCACTTGCAAATCAATTAGCAATTCGCACCTTAGTTAAACCTGGCGAAGAGTTGCTGACTGAAACTAGTTCTCACATCGTGCGCGCCGAGCTTGGAGCCGCGGCAACATTTAGCGGAATCACTACTCGCACCTGGCAGTCCGCCCATGGTGTGTTGCGCGCCGAGGATCCACTTGCAATCACCCATGAAAATGCCGGGCCATATTTAGTATCAACAACTGCAATAGCTATTGAGAACACCCACAACTTCGGTGGCGGAACGATTCAACCGATTGATGAGATTGCAGTTCTGGCTCGAGCCGCACGAGCTCGTGGAATTGCGATGCACTTAGATGGTGCCCGCATCTGGAATGCCCATGTCGCATCTGGCGTTTCACTGATCGAATACGGAAAGCACTTTGACACTATTAGCGTCTGTCTCTCCAAGGGGCTGGGTGCACCTATTGGTTCACTTATGCTTTCGACTAAAGCACGCGTGGCAGAGGCGCGCATCTGGCGCAAGCGCTATGGCGCTGGAATGCGACAAGTAGGAATCATTGCAGCTGCCGGACATTACGCACTAGATCAGAACATCACCCGGCTTGGCGAAGATCACACCAAGGCGAAGAAGATTGCCCGCGCGATGCATGCAATTAATCCATCGCTGGTGCATCCAGATAATGTGCACACAAACATTGTGGGCCTAGATCTTGTTGGTATGGGCATGACAGCGGCCGAATTAAATACCCGCTGCCGCGAAGCTGGGTTATGGATTAGCGCACTTGGT